In Penicillium psychrofluorescens genome assembly, chromosome: 5, a single window of DNA contains:
- a CDS encoding uncharacterized protein (ID:PFLUO_008156-T1.cds;~source:funannotate) gives MPAVGDQHRSNPGCITMPNAPASTTNNPFEEPQRRMSEYTAQEIATLQARLDKKLGPEYISSRPGAAGTKVHYLAADKCINLANEVFGFNGWSSSIQNVQIDFVEENPNTGKINLGLSVIVRVTLRDGTFHEDIGYGHIENCKGKAAGFEKAKKEGTTDALKRTLRNFGNVLGNCIYDKDYVSKVTKVKAAPARWDIDDLHRHPDYAPVKKDPAPPMKREPVPQNRLQEDDDLPPPPRLAGTGSRSNAESNVIFEADGEFGSDVFDEADFVVTNTDNPDEITIDPDANRRQQPPTPLNGPGAQRGPPGRFDAAAVTPSKPDRWSAAGAAARLPPPGPQNARQNPPAIPDQSAAQRRPTPGLANAGPSAAPQPRPPQNTNAQPPATREPGPAVNQDMRPPQSTPSTGFYSARAVDLLRDNPSGAPPAAAPQFDPHAESPSIRKTAGVDHTKSVPISKPMLTGGSPSGSSSRDFINPAADMQRRVGAPGGVPGGGVGSPVHRGPSTSSYRPLTRPNIDARNSPGPAAAMTRGGSVPPPPQNMNANGKRPPLSDVTNANASPGSHPPPADPPAPGPNDPKRPRVSDTAPQQQQQQ, from the exons ATGCCAGC TGTCGGCGACCAACACCGCAGCAACCCAGGATGCATCACGATGCCCAACGCACCAGCTAGCACAACGAACAACCCTTTCGAGGAACCCCAGCGCCGCATGTCAGAGTACACCGCCCAGGAAATCGCCACGCTGCAAGCGCGGCTCGATAAGAAACTCGGCCCCGAATACATCTCCTCACGACCTGGTGCCGCGGGGACTAAGGTGCACTATCTTGCGGCTGACAAGTGTATCAACCTTGCGAACGAGGTGTTTGGGTTTAATGGCTGGTCCAGCTCGATTCAGAATGTTCAGATTGACTTT GTCGAGGAGAATCCGAATACGGGCAAGATTAACCTGGGGCTGTCCGTGATAGTCCGAGTGACTTTGCGGGATGGTACATTTCACGAG GATATTGGATACGGCCACATCGAGAACTGCAAGGGCAAGGCGGCAGGTTTtgagaaggccaagaaagaagggaCGACAGACGCCTTGAAACGAACCTTGAGGAACTTTGGCAACGTCTTGGGCAACTGTATCTACGACAAGGACTATGTTTCCAAGGTGACCAAAGTCAAGGCTGCACCA GCTAGATGGGATATCGACGATCTCCATCGACACCCTGACTATGCGCCAGTTAAGAAGGATCCTGCTCCTCCGATGAAGAGAGAGCCCGTCCCACAAAACCGGTTGCaagaggacgatgatcttcctcctcctcctcgactGGCAGGCACTGGAAGCCGCAGCAATGCTGAGAGTAATGTCATATTTGAGGCCGATGGCGAGTTTGGCA GCGACGTTTTCGATGAAGCCGATTTCGTGGTAACAAACACGGACAATCCTGATGAGATCACAATAGACCCAGACGCCAATAGACGACAGCAACCTCCCACGCCGCTGAATGGCCCCGGTGCACAGCGAGGGCCCCCGGGAAGATTTGACGCGGCTGCTGTCACGCCTTCAAAGCCAGATAGATGGAGCGCGGCTGGAGCAGCTGCCAGACTGCCACCACCAGGCCCTCAGAATGCACGACAAAACCCGCCAGCCATCCCCGATCAATCTGCAGCCCAACGACGACCTACACCTGGTCTGGCGAATGCTGGGCCATCAGCAGCGCCCCAGCCACGCCCCCCTCAGAACACCAATGCCCAGCCGCCAGCGACAAGAGAGCCCGGGCCTGCCGTCAACCAAGACATGCGTCCACCACAAAGCACCCCGTCCACCGGATTCTACTCCGCGCGAGCAGTGGATCTACTCCGCGATAATCCCAGCGGCgcaccaccggcagcagCACCCCAATTCGACCCACACGCTGAGAGCCCCTCGATCCGCAAAACCGCAGGGGTGGATCACACCAAGAGCGTCCCAATCTCCAAACCCATGCTCACCGGCGGGTCTCCCTCTGGATCGTCCTCCCGCGACTTCATCAACCCTGCCGCAGACATGCAGCGCCGAGTCGGTGCTCCTGGTGGCGTTCCTGGGGGCGGAGTCGGCAGTCCCGTGCATCGCGGCCCGTCTACTTCTTCCTACCGTCCCCTGACGCGGCCAAATATCGATGCGCGGAACTCGCCTGGCCCTGCAGCGGCAATGACTAGAGGGGGCAGTGTccctccacctccccagAATATGAATGCGAACGGCAAAAGACCGCCCTTGAGCGACGTCACAAATGCAAATGCGTCCCCCGGTTCACATCCCCCTCCTGCAGATCCTCCCGCACCGGGACCGAATGATCCTAAACGGCCGCGTGTTTCTGATACGGCAccgcaacagcagcaacagcaataA
- a CDS encoding uncharacterized protein (ID:PFLUO_008157-T1.cds;~source:funannotate) has protein sequence MASDLDQLIEMGFDKERAQLAVSKAGGLQGALEWLETNQDKSLEEIKAEQADDEEGPALQPGEEARSLVCNDCGKKFRSQAQAEFHASKSQHVDFSESTEDIAPLTEEQKKERLEELRQKLAEKRAVQSEQDKADKKRNEEIRRKSTKESQAAKEELERKQQMKEAAAKKREKLEEVEAKKRIKAKIEADKEERRLKAERERAERAGVAPPPPPAAAPAPTTSGPVASKPASAYTETRMRFQTSKGNVMKTFPVTTTLFEVAAALKQDEGLDVQSFTQNFPKKVFDAEYFGESLKELGLVPSASLVIQ, from the exons atggcgtccgACCTGGACCAGCTCATTGAAATGGGCTTCGACAAGGAACGTGCGCAGCTGGCAGTCTCCAAGGCCGGAGGCC TGCAAGGCGCGCTCGAATGGCTCGAGACAAACCAGGACAAGTCGCTagaggagatcaaggccgaACAAgcggatgacgaggagggtcCCGCCTTGCAACCGGGCGAAGAGGCGCGCAGCCTGGTGTGCAACGACTGCGGCAAGAAGTTCCGCAGCCAAGCACAGGCCGAGTTCCATGCATCCAAGTCGCAGCATGTCGATTTCTCCGAGTCGACCGAGGATATCGCCCCCttgacggaggagcagaagaaggaaagactGGAGGAGTTGCGGCAgaagctggcggagaagcgcGCCGTGCAGTCGGAGCAGGATAAGGCCGATAAGAAGAGAAACGAG GAGATTCGGAGAAAGAGCACCAAAGAGAGCCAGGCCGCCAAAGAGGAACTGGAACGGAAAcagcagatgaaggaggcTGCGGCAAAGAAGCGGGAGAAActcgaggaagtggaggcgaagaagaggatcaaagccaagatcgaggcggaTAAAGAGGAGCGCCGGCTGAAGGCTGAGCGCGAGCGAGCTGAACGGGCTGGCGTggctcctccaccgccgccagcggcAGCTCCAGCGCCGACCACATCGGGCCCCGTTGCGTCCAAGCCTGCTTCCGCCTACACCGAGACTCGCATGCGTTTCCAGACCTCGAAAGGCAATGTGATGAAAACATTCCCGGTCACCACCACACTCTTTGAGGTTGCTGCAGCCCTGAAACAGGATGAAGGACTCGATGTACAGAGCTTCACTCAGAACTTTCCCAAGAAGGTGTTTGATGCAGAGTACTTTGGAGAGAGTCTGAAGGAGCTTGGGCTCGTGCCTAGTGCAAGTCTTGTCATTCAATGA
- a CDS encoding uncharacterized protein (ID:PFLUO_008158-T1.cds;~source:funannotate), whose amino-acid sequence MSMEIDPPELSFKRPFNHEVCQVLHLSNLNEEAVVFKVKTTAPKHYCVRPNSGRIEPGKSVDVQVLLQAMKEEPALDAKCKDKFLVQSVSVTRDMEFANVTSIFEKTPKTSVVERKIRVTWLQSDATSGSGAGETIDEDLPAYNSPGGDFETPAPGLSTKKSTDDTSPLPPPNFTEKPIKTESSPQPSQEGFIATAKSAVASIPQSSSEMQAQLSDAREQIQRLKDRLADQGLRQRKTGGEAGGSAPPAMMRQQNSQSTSGVPLQIVAGLCLISFLIAYFFF is encoded by the exons ATGTCTATGGAAATCGATCCCCCCGAGCTGAGCTTCAAGC GCCCCTTCAACCATGAAGTGTGCCAGGTCCTGCATCTGAGCAACCTGAACGAGGAGGCCGTGGTATTCAAG GTCAAAACCACCGCCCCGAAGCA TTACTGCGTACGCCCCAACTCCGGCCGTATTGAGCCCGGCAAGAGTGTCGATGTGCAGG TTCTGCTGCAGGCCATGAAGGAGGAGCCCGCTCTGGATGCGAAGTGCAAGGACAAGTTCCTGGTTCAGTCTGTGTCGGTCACTCGTGACATGGAGTTTGCGAACGTTACGTCGATC TTCGAGAAAACCCCCAAGACTTCCGTGGTCGAGCGCAAGATCCGTGTGACCTGGCTGCAATCCGATGCGACCTCAGGctccggcgcaggcgag ACTATCGACGAAGATCTCCCAGCCTACAACTCTCCCGGCGGAGACTTTGAAACCCCCGCCCCAGGCCtgtcgacgaagaagagcaccgACGACACCTCCCCGCTCCCCCCTCCCAATTTCACCGAGAAGCCCATCAAAACCGAGTCCTCCCCCCAGCCGTCCCAAGAGGGGTTCATCGCAACCGCCAAGTCCGCTGTGGCCAGCATTCCTCAATCCTCAAGTGAAATGCAGGCCCAGCTCTCCGACGCACGAGAACAGATCCAGCGGCTCAAGGACCGCCTGGCAGATCAGGGCTTGCGGCAGCGGAAGACCGGCGGCGAGGCTGGCGGCAGTGCTCCCCCCGCCATGATGCGGCAGCAGAATTCGCAGAGCACGTCGGGCGTACCCCTCCAGATCGTGGCAGGTTTGTGCCTgatcagcttcttgatcgcatacttcttcttctag
- a CDS encoding uncharacterized protein (ID:PFLUO_008159-T1.cds;~source:funannotate), protein MSAIETASPHLRVSAKTSPSTTSASQPTSTRIPPPQASAVDDHFFWTYTEEPHRSRRQAIIKAHPEVTKLCGPEPLTKYVVLAVVSTQLTCAYLLRNTSILDWRFLATAYLIGATANQNLFLAIHEISHNLAFRSALANRLLAIFANLPIGLPYSAAFRPYHLTHHKSLGVTGLDTDLPTALEAFFLNSVLGKTFFCTFQILFYAVRPMFIYSPPFTSIHLLNLAVQLSFDYVLTQVSGGSLQPLLYLVASSFLAGSLHPCAGHFIAEHYFFSKAQGGGTESLSELKTASAAAGKCAPEHPLDSLPPPETYSYYGPLNILTYNVGLHNEHHDFPAIPWTRLYALHEMAREFYEPLPCHRSWVWVIWTFILDKNVGPWCRVKRAQGGRVVGGGGGNSTKKNGTDGRGGEGISAASAGPAGEEGDGWKESEIQC, encoded by the exons ATGTCTGCAATCGAAACAGCCTCGCCGCACCTACGGGTGTCCGCGAAGacatccccatccaccacctccgcATCACAGCCCACCTCCACCAGAATCCCTCCGCCGCAGGCCTCCGCCGTTGACGACCACTTCTTCTGGACATACACCGAAGAGCCGCACCGCTCACGGCGGCAAGCCATAATCAAGGCCCACCCGGAG GTCACGAAACTCTGCGGCCCAGAGCCACTAACGAAATatgtcgtcctcgccgtcgtctccaCCCAACTCACATGCGCCTATCTCCTCCGCAACACCTCCATACTTGACTGGCGCTTCCTGGCAACCGCCTACTTAATCGGAGCAACGGCAAACCAGAATCTTTTCCTGGCCATCCATGAAATATCACACAACCTCGCTTTCCGCTCCGCCCTGGCCAATCGGCTGTTGGCTATTTTTGCGAATTTGCCCATTGGGTTGCCGTATAGCGCTGCCTTTCGG CCCTACCACCTGACGCACCACAAATCCCTCGGCGTAACAGGCCTCGACACCGACCTTCCCACCGCACTAGaagccttcttcctcaactCCGTCCTCGGCAAAACTTTCTTCTGCACATTCCAGATCCTCTTCTACGCCGTCCGCCCAATGTTCATCTACAGCCCGCCCTTCACATCCatccacctcctcaacctAGCCGTGCAGCTATCCTTCGACTACGTGCTCACCCAGGTCAGCGGCGGCTCGCTGCAGCCCCTGCTGTATCTCGTGGCTAGCTCGTTTCTCGCAGGCTCGCTGCACCCCTGCGCGGGGCATTTTATTGCTGAGCATTACTTCTTTTCGAAGGCGCAGGGTGGCGGAACAGAGAGTCTTTCTGAATTGAAAACTGCATCCGCTGCGGCCGGGAAATGTGCCCCGGAGCATCCATTGGACTCGCTCCCCCCGCCAGAGACATACTCCTACTACGGGCCCCTGAATATCTTGACTTACAATGTCGGCCTGCATAACGAGCATCATGATTTCCCCGCCATCCCCTGGACCAGATTGTATGCGCTCCATGAGATGGCGAGGGAGTTCTACGAGCCGCTGCCGTGCCATCGGAGCTGGGTGTGGGTGATCTGGACTTTTATCCTGGATAAGAATGTTGGGCCGTGGTGTCGCGTGAAGCGGGCGCAGGGTGGGcgtgttgttggtggtggaggaggaaacagcacgaagaagaatggcaCTGATGGGCGTGGTGGGGAGGGTATCTCTGCTGCGTCGGCGGGTCCGGCAGGAGAGGAAGGGGATGGGTGGAAGGAGAGTGAGATTCAGTGCTAG
- a CDS encoding uncharacterized protein (ID:PFLUO_008160-T1.cds;~source:funannotate): protein MAAQASEKLEQLDLNGQNGAAKTDAAAAAPGEAEDDSDDDQEEGDAAPDAGATGAAKKKKKRKPKKKKKAGAKVQSSPPRVPVSNLFPNNQYPEGEIVEYLNENAYRTTNEEKRYLDRMNNDFLQEYRQGAEVHRQVRQYAQKNIRPGQTLTEIAEGIEDAVRALTGHPGLEEGDNLKGGMGFPCGLSINHCAAHYTPNAGNKMVLQQGDVMKVDFGAQLNGRIVDSAFTMSFDPVYDPLLAAVKDATNTGIREAGIDVRMSDIGAAIQEAMESYEVELNGTMHPVKCIRNLNGHNIDQHVIHGGKSVPIVKSTDQTKMEEGEVFAIETFGSTGKGYVREDMETSHYARTPDAPNVPLRLSSAKNLLTVINKNFGTLPFCRRYLDRLGQDKYLLGLNNLVSAGIVQDYPPLCDVKGSYTAQFEHTLVLRPNVKEVISRGDDY, encoded by the exons ATGGCAGCTCAGGCTAGCGAGAAgctggaacagctggacc TGAACGGCCAGAACGGCGCCGCCAAAACGGATGCCGCGGCAGCCGCTCCGGGCGAAGCAGAGGACGACTCCGACgatgaccaagaagaaggcgacgCTGCTCCAGATGCCGGAGCGACCGGAG CCgccaaaaagaagaagaagcgtaagcccaagaagaagaagaaggccggtGCCAAGGTCCAGAGCTCTCCGCCACGGGTGCCCGTGTCCAACCTGTTCCCGAACAACCAGTATCCCGAAGGCGAGATCGTCGAATACTTGAACGAGAACGCCTACCGCACCACCAACGAGGAAAAACGCTACCTCGATCGCATGAACAATGATTTCCTCCAGGAGTACCGCCAGGGCGCCGAGGTCCACCGCCAGGTTCGCCAGTACGCACAGAAGAATATCCGCCCCGGCCAGACTCTGACGGAGATTGCGGAGGGCATTGAGGACGCGGTGCGCGCCTTGACCGGCCACCCGGGTCTGGAGGAGGGCGATAATCTTAAGGGCGGCATGGGTTTCCCCTGCGGTCTGAGCATCAACCACTGCGCGGCGCACTATACCCCGAACGCGGGCAACAAGATGGTCCTGCAGCAAGGGGATGTGATGAAGGTGGATTTCGGGGCGCAGCTGAACGGTCGCATTGTCGACAGCGCGTTTACCATGTCGTTTGATCCGGTGTATGATCCGCTGCTGGCAGCCGTCAAGGATGCTACCAACACTGGTATTCGG GAAGCTGGAATTGACGTCCGCATGAGCGATATTGGTGCGGCTATCCAAGAGGCGATGGAGAGCTACGAGGTCGAGTTGAATGGCACCATGCATCCGGTCAAGTGCATTCGCAACCTCAACGGACATAACATCGACCAGCACGTTATCCACGGCGGCAAGAGTGTGCCTATTGTCAAGAGCACCGATcagacgaagatggaggagggagaggtcTTTGCCATCGAGACATTCGGTAGTACCGGCAAGGGCTACGTGCGGGAAGAT ATGGAAACCTCGCACTACGCTCGGACACCAGATGCCCCTAACGTGCCTCTGCGCCTCTCGTCGGCCAAGAATCTGCTGACCGTGATCAACAAGAACTTCGGCACCCTGCCCTTCTGTCGGCGGTACCTGGACCGGCTGGGCCAGGACAAGTATCTGCTGGGCCTGAACAACCTGGTCTCGGCGGGCATTGTACAGGACTATCCACCTCTCTGCGATGTCAAGGGCTCCTACACCGCCCAATTTGAACAT ACTCTTGTGCTGCGGCCGAATGTAAAGGAGGTGATCAGCCGCGGCGATGACTATTAA
- a CDS encoding uncharacterized protein (ID:PFLUO_008161-T1.cds;~source:funannotate), with protein sequence MAPSIIAESPATEVVVPVKADPGKNETKSNYPNYLPTWDDDEKYPPLEPFTHVEHGKDADPSFKDLLVEGSKIQKLTPTIGSEVTGVQLSKLTPAGKDQLALLVAQRKVVAFRDQDFADLPIQEALDFGGYFGRHHIHPTSGSPEGYPEIHLVHRNNNAWKYDE encoded by the exons ATGGCGCCATCTATTATTGCCGAATCGCCTGCCACAGAGGTCGTCGTCCCTGTCAAGGCTGATCCTGGAAAGAACGAGACAAAGTCCAAT TATCCAAACTACCTCCCTACTTgggatgatgacgagaaATACCCTCCTCTTGAACCCTTCACTCATGTTGAACACGGGAAGGATGCCGATCCCTCCTTCAAAGACCTGCTGGTGGAGGGCTCTAAGATTCAAAAGCTCACTCCAACCATCGGCTCCGAAGTCACAGGTGTCCAGCTGAGCAAACTCACTCCCGCCGGAAAGGACCAGCTCGCTCTCCTTGTCGCCCAACGAAAGGTCGTTGCCTTTAGAGATCAAGACTTTGCGGATTTGCCGATCCAAGAAGCCCTCGATTTCGGAGGCTACTTTGGCCGGCATCATATCCACCCCACGAGCGGATCACCAGAGGGTTATCCTGAAATCCACCTTGTTCACCGGAACAATAATGCGTGGAAATATGACGAGTAA
- a CDS encoding uncharacterized protein (ID:PFLUO_008162-T1.cds;~source:funannotate), whose translation MSHVFSHKYVLTMEEVINRVLTELVTALDKRVAQDLDIRYWFNLFTFDAISSLAFSEPFGFLEKGDDLTFCERQDGSTYSVKIVQTFHDATTYAAFMGHARPGLASLIKNVFGLIRAHGANSLRDFGAMCTYKANMRIKSGKGDRFDFFSKLEETSKSQSSPMPYGEQVAEAGIMLNAGSDTTSSGLTNTIFLLAKHPIALRKLRRELEGIMAADETTPEFDKLMASPYLRACIDESLRLRPPVAIGLPRATPAQGATICGHFIPGGVTVSAPILELNRHPDLFPNADKFDPDRWFDEKQLPNLKEYVQPFSIGGRGCVGRNLAMIELTKVVATVVNRYEVELLQDELPFIERFNMNPGACHVKLNRRER comes from the coding sequence aTGAGCCACGTTTTCAGCCACAAGTACGTTTTGACCATGGAAGAAGTTATCAACCGAGTCCTCACTGAGCTTGTCACGGCGCTGGACAAGAGGGTGGCCCAGGATCTTGACATCAGGTACTGGTTCAATCTCTTTACATTCGATGCCATTTCCAGCCTAGCATTTTCGGAACCATTCGGCTttctggagaaaggcgacGACCTCACGTTCTGCGAGAGACAAGACGGCTCGACCTATTCCGTCAAGATCGTCCAGACGTTCCACGATGCAACTACGTATGCTGCTTTCATGGGCCACGCCAGGCCAGGTCTTGCCTCTCTCATCAAGAATGTCTTCGGCCTCATTCGCGCCCATGGAGCTAACTCACTGCGTGACTTCGGAGCTATGTGCACTTATAAGGCGAATATGCGCATCAAGTCTGGTAAAGGAGACCGGTTCGACTTTTTCTCCAAACTTGAAGAAACCTCCAAGAGCCAGAGCTCTCCGATGCCTTACGGCGAACAGGTCGCGGAAGCAGGCATCATGCTCAACGCCGGAAGCGACACCACGTCCAGCGGACTGACAAACACAATATTCCTGCTAGCGAAACACCCGATAGCGCTCCGCAAGCTTCGCCGGGAGCTCGAGGGCATCATGGCTGCGGACGAGACCACACCAGAGTTCGACAAGCTCATGGCGTCCCCCTATCTCCGGGCGTGCATTGATGAGTCGCTGCGCCTTCGCCCTCCTGTCGCTATTGGCCTTCCGCGCGCGACGCCAGCCCAAGGAGCAACCATCTGTGGCCATTTCATCCCCGGCGGCGTCACCGTCTCCGCCCCGATTCTGGAGCTCAACAGACATCCGGATCTCTTTCCCAACGCCGACAAATTTGACCCTGACAGATGGTTCGACGAGAAGCAATTGCCCAATCTCAAGGAATACGTCCAGCCATTCTCGATCGGCGGCAGGGGCTGCGTTGGGAGGAATCTAGCTATGATTGAGCTTACCAAGGTCGTCGCAACCGTGGTAAACAGATACGAGGTGGAACTCTTGCAGGACGAGTTACCTTTTATTGAGAGGTTCAATATGAACCCGGGAGCATGCCACGTCAAGCTGAACAGGCGGGAGAGGTAG